The DNA region TGGGTGTGCCCCGCCAGTCGTCGCCCTTGAAGATGATGTCGAACTGGACCTGCTGCCAGGTGGCGAGCTTCTCCGGCAGGACCTCGGCCCGGGCCTCGTCGACGAAGCTGATCGACCGCACGATCTCAAGACGCTCGGACAACGGGATCACCGGTCGGCGTCCCTTGACGCGCTCGGCCATCTCGTCGGACACGACACCGGCGATCAGGAAGTCGCACTGGCTCCTGGCGTGACGCAAGATGTTCAGATGGCCGACATGGAACAGGTCGTACACCCCCGGCGCGTAACCGATCCGTCGTGTCACGTGAACTACCCCCGTCCGAGTTCGCGCAGTGTCCGCACGGTGGGTGGCCCCGCCGACTCGCGGTCACCGCTGCCGTATTCGAACGATATGGGCCTGTTGTCCGATTTGCCAGATGTTGTGCCGGAGTTCACCCGGTCAGACGTCGCCGGGTCGCGTCAGCTGAACTCCTTGAGCACCGGCTCGGAACCGATCGTCGTCCGCTGCCGCCGGGTGGAGCGCCGCGGACGGTAGACCACGCGGGCGTGGAAGACGAACCGCAGGAGGAAGGCCGCGAGGAGGGTCACCGCGGTCGCCGGGACGGCGGCGATGTGCGCACTGGAGACCAGGAGCGCCAGGACCGGCAGGCGCACCACGGCCTCGATGTTGTTGAAGCCGAAGGACTGGGCGAACCGCACCAGCGGTCCGCGGCCCTCGTGACGCAGGTCGCCGAACACGAACCGCTCCTGCAGGAAGAAGTTCATCAGGATGGTGGCCTCGGCTGCGATCGCCGCCGCTACCAGGTACCCCATCCCGAGACCCGTCAGCGCCGCGACGATGCCGAGGTTCACCAGTGCGCCGAACCCACCGATGATGGCGAACCGGGACATCCGCCCGAACCGCAGGGCCGCCAGCTGCCGCATGAAGTGCAGACCCTGGAGGACCGATGCCTTCGACTCGCCGGCGAACCGGCGTCCGAAGACGAAGGGCACCTCGCTGACCGTGAGGCGGTGACGGGCGAGGATCTCCAGCAGGATCTTGAAGCCGCGCGGCTGCAGGAGGGTCAGGTCGACCGCCTCCCGACGAACCACGAAGAACCCGGTCATCGGGTCCGAGCAGTCGGCCAGTCGGATCGGGAACATCGCCCGGGTCAGCGCGGTCGACGCACTGGAGACCGCGCGCCGAGCAGCGTTCGCCAGCCCGCTGCTGCTCCCCTCGCCCATGTATCGGGACGCCACCACGACGTCGGCGCCGGAGTCCTTGGCCCTGCCGAGCAGCACGGGGATCATCTCCGGCGGGTGCTGGAGGTCACCGTCCATGACGAGGCACCAGGTCGCCACACTCGACCGGAACCCTTCCTGCACCGCGCCGCTGAGCCCGCCCACGGGGTGCTCGCGATGGATCAGCCGGACCGGGACCACCGACGACCCGGCCACAGCGCGCACCACGTCGGCCGTGTCATCGGTCGAGTCGTCGACGAAGACCACCTCGGCGTCGAGCCCGGCCACCGCGTCGCCGATCTGGCGGACGAGCTCGGGGACGTTCGGAGCCTCGTTGAAGGTCGGCACGATGATGCTGACCTCGGGCGTCCGGCCGGGACCACTCCCACGCCACACAGCGTCCACGGTCAACCCCTCTCACGGCGGCGCTCGCCGGGCTCGCGCGACAACGGGTCACGGGACGCTCCGCCAGCGGATCGTGAGCACGACTGTATCCGGATCCCGGGAGGATTTGTCCGGTTCGGACAGTTTTCACCCGTTCGCGGTGCATCTCGGCCGCAGAGCCGTGCTCAGGCCGGCGTCGCCGGTCCCTCGAACAGGACAGTCGGCTGGACCGGGTCGTAGCTGACCTTGACGTGCACCAGATCGCGCCGATCGGCGGGGACGGCGAAGACGTACACGCCCGTCGCGACGCCACCCGGCTCGAGCGTGCCGTCGAGCCACCGGACGCCGGGACCGCTCAACGGCTCGCCGGGAGCGAGGTCCGCGCCCGCGGCGACGTCGACGACGACCTTGTGGAGGTCCAGTGCCTCAGCCGTGTCGTTGGTGATCTCGACCGTGATGCGGACGGCCGGGCCGGCCACCTCCCCCGGTCCGTCGGCCTCGCCGTCGACGGATTCGACGGCCGTCAGCCGGGCGGTCACGCCGGTGCCGAACGACGCCGTCTCGTCGAGCGCGACCGGAGGCATCGTCGTCTCGGGCACCGGCTCCGTCGGGGCGTCGGTGCTCGACGGCGGCAGGACGGGCGTCTGCGACGGCGATGGCGAGGGCGACGGCGAGGGCGAGGGATCGGATGAGGCTGTCCGCCCCGACGCAGAGTCAGTCGGCGCCGCTGCTCCCGGCGACGCGTCAGGGGTCGACGCCCAGATCGCTGCACCCACAGCGACGACGGCTCCGAGCAGCACGGCGGCCCAGAGCAGCCACCGACGGCGACCTTCACGCATGCCCAACCTCCTGCTCGGACGACAGACGTGCGTTCCGCCGGACGGCACAGGGCATACCCGGTCGCACGCGCTCAGACCCTACGGCACAGCAACCGAGCTCAGTCCCGCTTGTACTCGTAGACCACATGACCCAGTGCGCCGGTCATCATGCCGATCCCCCGCTCGGTGCTGCGTCGGCCCCGCGCGTCCTGTGTCGCCGATCGTGTGACCAGCCCGACGCATCGCCGTACCGAGCCTGCGGCGATGCGCGCCATCCCCCGGGCGACGTAGCTGACCCTCACCCCTGCGCGGGCCGGGATCGATCCTGCGAGCACCAGCGCCACCCGGCTCGCGCTGTTCCCGCTGCGGCGCGCGCGATGCAGCACCCACTGACGGGTCAGCCGGGACGTCGGGACGCGGTCGTAGACGATGGCTTCGTCGCACCAGACCAGATGTGCCCCACGGCGCACCAGCGCCCGGGTGAGCAACGTGTCGGACCCACCGCTCAGCCCGAACACCTCGTCGAACCGCACGCCGTGCCGCCGGAGCTGAGCCATGTCGATGAGCAGGTTGTTCGTGGCCGCGACAGTGATCTCGGTGCCGGTGGGCATGCGGCGGCGCTCGAAGAACCGAC from Cellulomonas sp. KRMCY2 includes:
- a CDS encoding adenylyltransferase/cytidyltransferase family protein is translated as MTRRIGYAPGVYDLFHVGHLNILRHARSQCDFLIAGVVSDEMAERVKGRRPVIPLSERLEIVRSISFVDEARAEVLPEKLATWQQVQFDIIFKGDDWRGTPKGDKLERDFAAVGVEVVYLPYTVHTSSTILRRVLERIDEDGAPAIGSGPVAAAAARS
- a CDS encoding glycosyltransferase family 2 protein, with translation MDAVWRGSGPGRTPEVSIIVPTFNEAPNVPELVRQIGDAVAGLDAEVVFVDDSTDDTADVVRAVAGSSVVPVRLIHREHPVGGLSGAVQEGFRSSVATWCLVMDGDLQHPPEMIPVLLGRAKDSGADVVVASRYMGEGSSSGLANAARRAVSSASTALTRAMFPIRLADCSDPMTGFFVVRREAVDLTLLQPRGFKILLEILARHRLTVSEVPFVFGRRFAGESKASVLQGLHFMRQLAALRFGRMSRFAIIGGFGALVNLGIVAALTGLGMGYLVAAAIAAEATILMNFFLQERFVFGDLRHEGRGPLVRFAQSFGFNNIEAVVRLPVLALLVSSAHIAAVPATAVTLLAAFLLRFVFHARVVYRPRRSTRRQRTTIGSEPVLKEFS
- a CDS encoding glycosyltransferase yields the protein MTAGPPSARRVVVAMLTYRRPDDLRRAVPAFLAQVEAVDGNAGMLVVDNDPDGSAAEIVTGFGSDLVRYAHEPVPGIAAARNRALDESSDVDLLVFVDDDEHPTAGWLEAMLATYERHRAACVAGPVVSEFAADPEPWITAGRFFERRRMPTGTEITVAATNNLLIDMAQLRRHGVRFDEVFGLSGGSDTLLTRALVRRGAHLVWCDEAIVYDRVPTSRLTRQWVLHRARRSGNSASRVALVLAGSIPARAGVRVSYVARGMARIAAGSVRRCVGLVTRSATQDARGRRSTERGIGMMTGALGHVVYEYKRD